GGCGGGGCTGACGCTGACGGCGTCGGCGTCGTTCGCGCACGACGTGTACGCCAACGTGATCAAGCACGGCCAGGCCGACCCGCGCTCGGAGGTCCGCGTCGCCCGCCTGACCGCGGTGGTCGTGGGCGTGCTCGCGATCGCCGGCGGCATCGCGGCCAACGGGCAGAACGTCGCGTTCCTGGTGGCGCTGGCGTTCGCGCTGGCCGCGTCGGCGAACCTGTCGACGATCATCTACTCGATGTTCTGGAAGCGGTTCAACACGCCGGGCACCCTGTGGGCGGTCTACGGCGGGCTCGGCTCGTGCGTCGTGCTGATCGCCTTCTCCCCCGCGGTGTCGGGCACGAAGACGTCGATCTTCCCGGACGTCGACTTCGCCTGGTTCCCGCTCGGCAACCCGGGCCTGGTCTCGATCCCGTTCTCGTTCCTGTGCGGCTACCTGGGCACGGTCCTGTCGAAGGAGAAGTCCGACCCGGTCAAGCAGGCCGAGATGGAAGTCCGCTCCCTGACCGGCATCGGCTCCGGCCTCCGCCCCTGACCTCGCGAGTCGTACGTTCACGCCGGGCGAGTCGTACGTTCACGCCGGGCGAGTCGTACGTTCACGACCCCCGAGTTCGACATCCAGGCCCGAGTGGTTGACGGCGGAGCCTGAACGTGCAACTCAGGGGGCGTGAACCCACGACTCGCCCGGGCGGGGGTTACGACTCGCGGGAGAGGGCGGTTCGGACGGCGGAGGCGAAGCGGAGCGGGGCGGTGGGGTCGTTCTGGCGGAAGCCCAGTGAGGGTTCGACCAGTTCCAGCTCCATCAGCACCGGGGAGCCGGTCGCGTCGGGGACCAGGTCCACGCGGGCGTAGAGCAACTCGTGGCGGGGCACGGAGAGCAGGGCCGACGCGGCGTCCAGGACGTCCTCGGCCACGCGGCGCTGGGCCGGGGTGGGGGTGGCGCCGGAGAGGCGTTCCAGGACGTAGAGGCCGGACTCGTCGTACTCGGCGTCCGGGGTGAGCATCGCGCCCTTGGCGAAGGCGTGCGAGTACTGGCCGCCCAGGAACACCACGGCGGTCTCGCCCAGGGAGTCCACCCGGGACTGGTACGGCTGCACGAGCGCCGGGCCGTCGAGGGACGCCAGGTGCCGCGCCGCCGTCCCGTGGTCGCCCGCCGCCACGCGCAGCACGCCCCGGGAGCCCGCGCCGACCGCGGGCTTGACGACGAACTCGCCGTCGGGCCAGTCGGTGAACCCGGGGGTGGCCAACGCGGTCGGCACGATCGGGACGCCGGCCCGCGCGAGGTCCACCAGGTACGCCTTGTCCGTGTTCCACCGCACGACGGACGCCGGGTTCACCAGGCGGGGCTGCTCGTCGCACCACGCCAGGAACTCGGGCAGCCGCTCGGGGTAGTCCCAGGTGGACCGCAGCACGACGAGGTCCGCGTCGAGCGGCGTGCCCCACTCGGCCCACGCCGCGTGCA
This region of Saccharothrix longispora genomic DNA includes:
- a CDS encoding ATP-grasp domain-containing protein, whose product is MKVLFATCASLPEGDGDDAALIDALADVGVHAAWAEWGTPLDADLVVLRSTWDYPERLPEFLAWCDEQPRLVNPASVVRWNTDKAYLVDLARAGVPIVPTALATPGFTDWPDGEFVVKPAVGAGSRGVLRVAAGDHGTAARHLASLDGPALVQPYQSRVDSLGETAVVFLGGQYSHAFAKGAMLTPDAEYDESGLYVLERLSGATPTPAQRRVAEDVLDAASALLSVPRHELLYARVDLVPDATGSPVLMELELVEPSLGFRQNDPTAPLRFASAVRTALSRES